The proteins below are encoded in one region of Brassica oleracea var. oleracea cultivar TO1000 unplaced genomic scaffold, BOL UnpScaffold00927, whole genome shotgun sequence:
- the LOC106320451 gene encoding uncharacterized protein LOC106320451, with protein sequence MTKRAAEEAPPSMDSSTTGPNFLVAIEIKKSSAEIIGADISSLEREKLKALLRQCVRDIIPGVDEMPTRARSMHLMSQLSNKKPSISVTNKEVKDDIQLLMKSDPGLFKGIVKKHTDDVLASLNDMQQQAEKLLDTVATSCRPLSQEEKRDLQKSIKELPRGNLKRVAEIIRDHYVASGKEFSDEVTVNLEEEDNVTVWRMHFYVAVVKSARKLGSTEQSSGFVMEMFSVFVAKLAE encoded by the exons ATGACCAAAAGAGCAGCGGAAGAAGCGCCTCCTTCAATGGATAGCAGCACAACTGGACCAAACTTTTTGGTTGCGATAGAGATCAA GAAGTCTTCTGCTGAAATTATAGGAGCTGACATCTCAAGTCTAGAAAGAGAGAAGTTGAAAGCCTTGTTAAGGCAGTGCGTGAGAGATATCATTCCAGGGGTTGATGAG ATGCCGACTCGTGCTCGCAGCATGCACCTAATGTCTCAATTGAGTAACAAAAAACCATCAATCTCAGTAACCAATAAAGAG GTGAAGGATGATATACAATTACTCATGAAGTCTGATCCTGGTCTTTTCAAGGGAATAGTGAAGAAACATACGGATGATGTACTTGCCAGC CTGAACGACATGCAGCAGCAAGCCGAGAAACTCCTTGACACTGTGGCCACTTCGTGCAG ACCTTTGAGCCAAGAGGAGAAACGAGATCTTCAGAAATCAATCAAGGAGCTTCCTAGAGGAAATCTAAAGCGCGTTGCTGAAATCATCAGAGACCACTATGTAGCTTCGGGGAAAGAATTTTCTGATGAGGTCACAGTCAACTTGGAGGAGGAA GATAACGTAACGGTATGGAGAATGCATTTCTATGTGGCCGTGGTGAAAAGTGCCAGGAAACTAGGTAGTACAG AACAAAGTTCTGGTTTTGTAATGGAAATGTTCAGTGTCTTTGTAGCAAAGTTAGCGGAATGA
- the LOC106320453 gene encoding uncharacterized protein LOC106320453, giving the protein MTRSENFCRWCGSRSTDLAHDGVFLACRACRSGRCYLCHGVKHFPALCLELDKFSRRNESLVRPLIPSGVTMCEMMMTHLDLTMRAVKRLKNEFVHNANVELAEVFLAHPHLTHAITEMVDAIELGRWLYVVFLFHPRLEQLVRPAFSRMVKSFSRLFTGFPEPLSDPQNWDLSSLRRALGESMSEVLFLLLEYRKGAVGFGEASGSGGSRAGKTKRGGPCSARKEPDLASAGEETVSSAGKEQVHGGEKSAQCVLSGEDTGSSAGKEHVYGEKALAGGGDECVFAREDTVGSCSAGGRAEFAFCGEDYFARGRGYWSSAAVGQYLEALLYEATCWMSKHSRR; this is encoded by the exons ATGACTCGTTCGGAG AATTTTTGTCGTTGGTGCGGGTCTCGCTCAACCGACCTCGCGCATGACGGTGTTTTCTTAGCATGTCGAGCTTGTAGATCCGGCCGCTGTTACCTATGCCATGGTGTTAAGCATTTTCCTGCGCTTTGTCTCGAACTTGACAAGTTCTCGCGGAGGAATGAAAGCTTGGTCCGGCCACTTATTCCTTCGGGTGTTACGATGTGTGAGATGATGATGACACATTTAGATCTG ACTATGCGTGCAGTCAAGAGATTGAAGAACGAGTTTGTTCACAACGCTAATGTTGAATTGGCTGAAGTGTTTCTTGCTCATCCACATCTTACCCATGCTATCACTGAG ATGGTTGATGCTATAGAACTCGGACGTTGGCTATACGTGGTCTTTCTGTTCCACCCACGTCTGGAACAACTCGTACGCCCAGCCTTCTCTCGCATGGTGAAATCTTTCAGTCGGTTGTTCACAGGATTCCCCGAGCCCTTGTCTGACCCACAGAACTGGGATCTGTCTTCTCTGCGTCGTGCTTTAGGGGAGTCGATGTCTGAAGTCCTCTTCCTCCTGCTCGAATACAGGAAAGGTGCTGTTGGTTTTGGAGAAGCATCAGGTTCTGGGGGGTCACGTGCTGGAAAAACCAAAAGAGGAGGTCCTTGCTCTGCCAGAAAGGAACCGGACCTTGCTTCTGCTGGAGAAGAAACTGTGAGTTCTGCTGGAAAGGAACAGGTTCATGGAGGAGAGAAGTCAGCTCAGTGTGTGTTGTCTGGAGAAGACACTGGGAGTTCTGCTGGAAAGGAACATGTTTATGGAGAGAAGGCACTAGCTGGAGGGGGAGATGAGTGTGTGTTTGCTAGAGAAGACACGGTGGGTTCTTGCTCTGCTGGTGGAAGAGCAGAGTTTGCGTTCTGTGGAGAAGATTACTTTGCTAGAGGAAGAGGTTATTGGTCGTCTGCAGCTGTTGGACAATATCTTGAGGCTCTACTCTACGAGGCCACGTGCTGGATGAGCAAGCATTCCAGGCGGTAG